Within the Senegalia massiliensis genome, the region AAGAATTAAAATTAAGTAATAGTTCTGATATAACAAAGGATGAGTAGCAAATGAAGATGAAAACTGTATTTCTCTTGATAATTTTAATTATATTTCTAACTGGAAATGTTTATGCTGAGCCAGAAATATCATTATTTGGAAAAGATATAACTATAAATGATAGTGAAAACCCAGAGGATTATGTTGTAGGCTTACAAATATTACTTGTATTAGCAGTGCTTACATTAGCTCCTGCCATACTTATAATGATGAGTAGCTTTACTAGAATCATAATAGTTTTATCATTTATAAGAAATGCATTGGGAACACAACAAACACCACCTAATCAAGTTTTATTAGGACTAGCCTTATTTTTAACTTTCTTTGTTATGGCTCCCATAGCAAGTGATATAAATGAAAATTCACTTCAACCATATTTAAATGAGGAAATAGAGCAGTCTGAAGCAATTCAAAAAGCTATAAATCCTTTGAGAAATTTCATGTATAATCAAACTAGAGACAAAGATTTAGCTCTTTTTATGGAACTTTCAAATTTAGATAGTGAAGACATATCTGGAAAATCAGACATACCTACTACAACATTGATTCCTGCATTTATAATAAGTGAATTGAAAACTGCTTTTCAAATTAGTTTCATATTATTTATACCATTTTTAATAATTGATATGGTTGTAGCAAGTACTCTTATGTCTATGGGAATGATGATGCTTCCACCGGTTATGATATCTTTACCATTTAAAATTCTGTTATTTATAATGGTAGATGGTTGGAATCTT harbors:
- the fliP gene encoding flagellar type III secretion system pore protein FliP (The bacterial flagellar biogenesis protein FliP forms a type III secretion system (T3SS)-type pore required for flagellar assembly.), encoding MKMKTVFLLIILIIFLTGNVYAEPEISLFGKDITINDSENPEDYVVGLQILLVLAVLTLAPAILIMMSSFTRIIIVLSFIRNALGTQQTPPNQVLLGLALFLTFFVMAPIASDINENSLQPYLNEEIEQSEAIQKAINPLRNFMYNQTRDKDLALFMELSNLDSEDISGKSDIPTTTLIPAFIISELKTAFQISFILFIPFLIIDMVVASTLMSMGMMMLPPVMISLPFKILLFIMVDGWNLVIRSLISGFN